The following coding sequences lie in one Alosa sapidissima isolate fAloSap1 chromosome 15, fAloSap1.pri, whole genome shotgun sequence genomic window:
- the znf296 gene encoding zinc finger protein 296 produces MSRRKLGSRPQHLRAIQDDPEPAVSPSLNTSSPPKTVGPDVLTCGQCGQAFPLGHILDFIQHKQGGCGRYGAGHQSHAPPSPTTSCMLRCSPGAQVGMGYVELRRVMDRSSWPEESERHNAVTEEPSSIICQVCQTVCLSAWSLLQHAQHTHSFNLYQVDEDANPAHLAHPPQPYHPAAFTSSGESTSLNFSERLRELAEVNGTAEDGGTGGMLPTSASPQVAPPFPHKSRALHTLTCERCGQGFRSTRSLLAHRRSCERLYPCGLCRRTFSHSAQLAQHMRSHRGALAPTEASVCPQEDGSAGDGQIEQGALKEETPHPSAGPGLIVLSSRSTAPSRTQLQYFHPQLEADEDGQEEVQQPSPLGNSSEGSVESAGSGESGSGESGIASGNCTPKGPERTEWESERDAEVTTTTTTTENDRGRPTEAGGGGGGGGGGSLRKKKEEACDFCGKCFRNSSNLTVHRRSHTGERPYRCSLCSYACAQSSKLTRHMKTHGARGTQPTFQCQLCGVPFTVYATLEKHLRKIHGLSHASAGAYTLSSDCIKKEEKTDSEPSQTQEQTSPRTSEECTEENVDVPVTQDMSVLA; encoded by the exons ATGTCTAGACGTAAACTTGGCAGTCGACCTCAACACCTACGCGCAATTCAAG ATGACCCTGAGCCAGCAGTGTCTCCTTCACTGAACACCTCCTCCCCTCCTAAGACTGTTGGCCCTGATGTCCTGACGTGTGGCCAGTGTGGCCAGGCTTTCCCCCTGGGCCACATCTTAGACTTCATCCAGCACAAGCAGGGTGGCTGCGGCCGCTACGGAGCTGGACACCAGAGCCACGCCCCCCCTTCGCCCACCACCAGCTGCATGCTGAGATGCAGCCCAGGAGCCCAGGTAGGGATGGGGTACGTGGAGCTCAGGAGGGTAATGGACCGGTCCTCCTGGCCCGAAGAGTCAGAACGACATAATGCTG TGACAGAGGAGCCCTCCAGTATCATCTGCCAGGTGTGTCAAACCGTGTGTCTCAGTGCCTGGAGCTTGCTTcagcatgcacaacacacacactccttcaacCTCTACCAGGTAGATGAGGATGCCAACCCTGCTCACCTTGCCCATCCACCCCAACCCTACCACCCTGCCGCGTTCACCTCATCCGGAGAATCCACCAGCCTGAACTTCTCTGAGCGCCTGCGGGAGTTAGCTGAGGTCAACGGGACGGCGGAGGATGGGGGAACGGGCGGTATGCTCCCGACCTCCGCCTCCCCCCAGGTggcaccccccttcccccacaaATCCCGTGCGCTCCACACGCTGACCTGCGAGCGCTGCGGTCAGGGCTTCCGCTCGACGCGCAGCCTGCTGGCGCACCGCCGCTCCTGCGAAAGGCTGTACCCCTGCGGCCTGTGCCGTCGCACCTTCTCTCACAGCGCCCAGCTGGCACAACACATGAGGAGCCATCGCGGCGCCCTCGCACCCACCGAAGCCTCAGTGTGTCCACAGGAAGATGGCAGTGCCGGCGACGGTCAAATAGAGCAAGGAGCGCTGAAGGAGGAGACGCCTCACCCTTCGGCCGGCCCGGGCCTGATCGTCCTGTCGTCGCGCTCCACGGCGCCCAGCCGGACCCAGCTGCAGTACTTCCATCCCCAGCTGGAGGCGGACGAGGACGGGCAGGAGGAGGTCCAGCAGCCCTCCCCGCTGGGCAACTCCTCCGAGGGCTCCGTGGAGAGCGCGGGCAGCGGCGAGAGCGGCAGCGGCGAGAGCGGAATCGCTAGCGGCAACTGCACACCCAAGGGCCCTGAGAGAACCGAgtgggagagcgagagggatGCGGAAGTGACGACAACAACGACGACGACGGAGAACGACCGAGGGCGACCCACcgaggctggaggaggaggaggaggtggaggaggaggctcGTTGCgaaagaagaaggaggaggcaTGCGACTTTTGCGGCAAGTGCTTTCGGAACAGCAGCAACCTGACGGTGCACCGGCGCAGCCACACGGGCGAGCGGCCGTACCGCTGCAGCCTGTGCAGCTACGCCTGCGCCCAGAGCAGCAAGCTCACGCGCCACATGAAAACCCATGGCGCCCGCGGCACCCAGCCCACCTTTCAGTGCCAGCTCTGCGGCGTGCCCTTCACCGTCTATGCCACCCTGGAGAAGCACCTGAGAAAGATCCACGGCCTCAGCCACGCCAGCGCCGGCGCCTACACGCTCAGCAGCGACTGCAtcaagaaggaggagaagacgGACTCAGAGCCGAGCCAGACCCAGGAACAGACAAGTCCACGCACCAGTGAGGAGTGCACAGAGGAGAACGTGGATGTTCCAGTCACACAGGACATGAGTGTGCTTGCCTGA